One window of Mustela lutreola isolate mMusLut2 chromosome 13, mMusLut2.pri, whole genome shotgun sequence genomic DNA carries:
- the RUBCNL gene encoding protein associated with UVRAG as autophagy enhancer yields the protein MVSQSTGRHDSPVDSWDRDNNDPGDTDVSPSLLDTDQPPCHSDVRFIRHKAAWINPQCEQQQSQDSPPRVPTVRKSGNHFGEDTALPLNPSPLFLGDSMVETSLSKDTADSAQGSGDKSSDPSFTSVEEQAVFLGHSPQMSLFTSSSPCPEVDRAFLQPSQLTASTDEGAVQVSRRTTSLNSFSPEAFLLPVDVEKENAHFYVADMIIAAMEKIKCTILSQQHTEPWGVEEASGVLGNDQADSEVTFYTNTKQESGSSNSSDSGYEGYAVLQGSPVAGTPTHSDVLTEACKCDFEDFVIIELGEFSNITETCGCSCSSSKSVIYEPDFNSAELIAKELYRAFQKSWLLSDVNQQPAGPLNAAGSVVVNEERVRKDFESSVDVVQEITLKSRIRGAEDWEPPRFQIVVNVHPPLKKELVVATQNFLCAGCGTPIEPKFVKRLRYCDYLGKYFCDCCHIYAESCIPARILTTWDFRKYYVSNFSKRLLDGLGPQPVFNFLSIGHGLYAKVKELDRVRETREQLFHIKKLLKTCRFAESALKEFEQVPRHLTDELHLFSLEDLVRVKKRLLVPLLKDILKASLAHVASCELCQGKGFICEFCQSTAVIFPFQTETCRRCAGCRACFHKQCFQSSECPRCARITARRRLWQSLPSAAT from the exons ATGGTGTCACAGTCTACAGGCCGACACGATTCTCCAGTGGACTCATGGGACAGGGACAACAATGACCCTGGTGACACTGATGTTTCCCCCAGCCTCCTGGACACTGACCAGCCTCCTTGCCACTCAGACGTCAGATTCATAAGGCACAAAGCTGCCTGGATTAACCCCCAGTGTGAGCAACAACAGTCTCAGGATTCGCCCCCTCGGGTGCCAACAGTGAGGAAGAGTGGGAACCACTTTGGAGAGGACACCGCCTTGCCCCTCAACCCCTCACCATTGTTTCTCGGGGACTCCATGGTGGAGACATCACTGTCAAAGGATACCGCAGACTCTGCCCAGGGCTCAGGGGACAAGAGCAGCGACCCCTCTTTTACCTCAGTGGAAGAGCAGGCGGTGTTCCTAGGACACTCTCCTCAGATGTCTTTGTTCACAAGCTCCTCTCCTTGTCCTGAAGTGGACCGTGCTTTTCTGCAGCCTTCCCAACTGACAGCTTCCACGGATGAAG GTGCCGTTCAAGTCAGCAGAAGAACCACTTCTTTGAATTCCTTCTCTCCGGAGGCATTCCTGCTCCCTGTCGATGTCGAAAAG gaAAATGCCCACTTCTATGTTGCAGatatgattatagcagcaatggagAAAATTAAGTGTACGATCCTGAGTCAACAGCACACAGAGCCTTGGGGTGTGGAAGAAGCCAGTGGGGTGCTCGGGAATGACCAAGCTGACTCCGAAGTCACGTTTTATACCAACACAAAGCAAGAATCTGGGTCTTCCAATTCTTCTGACAGCGGCTATGAAG gttATGCTGTGTTACAGGGCAGCCCAGTGGCCGGAACGCCCACTCACTCTGATGTGCTGACAGAAGCCTGTAAATGTGACTTTGAGGACTTTGTTATCATAG AACTTGGTGAGTTTAGCAATATCACAGAAACCTGTGGGTGTTCCTGCAGCTCCTCAAAGAG TGTCATTTATGAGCCAGACTTCAATTCTGCTGAGCTAATAGCCAAGGAGCTGTACCGAGCATTCCAGAAGAGCTGGCTGTTGTCAGACGTTAATCAGCAGCCTGCAGGCCCTCTAAATGCAGCTGGCTCGGTA GTAGTGAATGAAGAGCGCGTCCGGAAAGACTTTGAATCCAGTGTGGATGTCGTTCAGGAAATTACCCTTAAGTCGAGGATCCGAGGGGCTGAAGACTGGGAGCCCCCCAGATTTCAAATCGTAGTTAATGTTCACCCACCACTGAA GAAGGAACTCGTGGTAGCAACCCAGAATTTTTTGTGTGCTGGCTGTGGAACTCCAATAGAACCTA AGTTTGTGAAGCGGCTCCGGTACTGTGACTACCTGGGCAAGTACTTCTGTGACTGCTGCCACATCTACGCAGAGAGCTGCATCCCTGCGCGGATCCTGACCACGTGGGACTTCAGGAAGTACTACGTCAGCAATTTCTCCAAACGGCTGCTGGACGGTCTAGGGCCCCAGCCCGTTTTCAATTTTCTGAGCATTGGCCATGGCCTTTATGCCAAGGTCAAGGAACTGGACAGAGTGAGG GAAACCCGGGAACAACTTTTTCATATCAAGAAGTTGTTGAAGACCTGCAGGTTTGCTGAAAG CGCGCTAAAGGAGTTTGAGCAGGTGCCGAGGCACCTGACTGATGAGCTCCACCTGTTCTCCCTGGAGGATCTGGTCAGGGTCAAGAAACGGCTGCTGGTGCCCTTGCTCAAGGACATTCTAAAAGCTTCCCTCGCGCATGTGGCCAGCTGTGAG CTGTGTCAAGGAAAGGGCTTCATCTGTGAATTTTGCCAGAGTACAGCCGTCATCTTCCCCTTTCAGACTGAGACGTGTAGAAGATGTGCAG GGTGCAGAGCGTGCTTTCACAAGCAGTGTTTCCAGTCCTCCGAGTGTCCCCGGTGCGCACGGATCACAGCTCGGAGGAGACTTTGGCAAAGTTTACCTTCTGCAGCAACATGA